Proteins from a single region of Psychrobacter cryohalolentis K5:
- a CDS encoding sulfate/molybdate ABC transporter ATP-binding protein produces the protein MSIEIRNVNKKFGNFTALDDINITVPTGKLTTLLGPSGCGKTTLLRIIAGLEYADSGQILFDELDVTNTPVQKRHIGFMFQHYALFRHKNVADNVGFGLTLLPKNERPSKADIDKRVAELLDLVQLPQVANAYPHQLSGGQRQRIALARALAVKPKLLLLDEPFGALDAKVRKELRTWLKDIHHELGITSIMVTHDQEEARAVSDEIVVMNHGRVEQVGTSEALIHHPANAFVSDFLDLV, from the coding sequence ATGAGCATCGAGATTCGTAACGTTAATAAAAAATTTGGTAACTTCACTGCCTTAGATGATATCAATATCACAGTACCTACCGGCAAATTGACGACTTTATTAGGTCCTTCAGGCTGCGGTAAAACCACTTTGCTGCGTATCATTGCCGGTCTTGAGTATGCAGACTCTGGGCAGATATTATTTGATGAGCTAGACGTCACCAATACACCGGTACAAAAGCGCCACATTGGTTTTATGTTTCAGCACTATGCGTTATTTCGACATAAAAATGTTGCTGACAATGTAGGCTTTGGTCTGACATTACTACCAAAAAACGAGCGCCCCAGTAAAGCGGATATTGATAAGCGCGTGGCTGAGCTATTAGATTTGGTACAGCTGCCACAAGTGGCAAACGCTTACCCGCATCAGCTATCAGGCGGCCAGCGGCAGCGTATTGCGCTGGCTCGTGCACTCGCAGTTAAGCCAAAACTACTGCTATTAGATGAGCCATTTGGGGCGCTGGATGCCAAGGTGCGTAAAGAGCTGCGAACTTGGCTAAAAGACATACATCATGAGCTTGGTATCACCAGCATCATGGTGACTCATGACCAAGAAGAGGCAAGGGCAGTATCTGATGAAATTGTCGTGATGAATCATGGTCGTGTCGAGCAAGTAGGGACGTCCGAGGCGCTGATTCATCATCCAGCCAATGCCTTTGTCAGTGATTTCTTAGACTTGGTTTAA
- the cysW gene encoding sulfate ABC transporter permease subunit CysW, translating to MQISNSYDYQSNPATKDTPWVRRTFIIIAVLFMVIMLVVPLLAVFYEAFKGGWELYIASLVDPEALQAIRLTLITAAIVLPINMVMGIAIAWLVTRYHFKGKQLVTTLLDLPFSVSPVVAGLMFVLLFGLNSTIGGWLESMGFQVIYAVPGIILATLFVTFPFVARELIPLMQTQGDSEEQAALTLGATGWQTFWHVTLPNIKWALLYGLILTNARAMGEFGAVSVVSGHIRGETNTMPLLVEIAYNDYNFTAAFALSSLLAALALVTLLIQQIMTKLQDHKFAKSERLISAPELPVSANDTVTESAGKS from the coding sequence ATGCAAATCTCTAATAGCTACGACTACCAAAGCAACCCAGCAACCAAAGATACGCCATGGGTACGCCGCACCTTTATTATCATTGCGGTTTTATTCATGGTTATTATGTTGGTAGTGCCGCTGCTAGCTGTGTTTTATGAAGCTTTTAAGGGTGGCTGGGAATTATATATTGCCTCTCTCGTTGATCCTGAAGCCTTGCAGGCGATTAGGCTAACCTTGATTACTGCTGCGATTGTCTTACCGATTAATATGGTGATGGGTATTGCCATTGCGTGGCTAGTAACGCGTTATCATTTTAAAGGTAAGCAGTTGGTGACGACGTTGCTTGATTTACCATTCTCAGTGTCTCCCGTTGTAGCCGGTTTAATGTTTGTTCTATTATTTGGACTTAATTCTACGATTGGTGGCTGGCTTGAGAGCATGGGTTTTCAGGTAATTTATGCCGTACCCGGTATTATTTTAGCAACGTTATTTGTCACCTTTCCTTTTGTGGCGCGTGAGTTAATACCGCTGATGCAAACGCAGGGCGATAGCGAAGAGCAGGCAGCATTAACGTTAGGCGCGACGGGTTGGCAAACGTTTTGGCATGTGACACTGCCCAATATCAAATGGGCGCTGCTATATGGTTTGATTTTGACCAATGCACGGGCGATGGGGGAGTTTGGTGCGGTGAGTGTGGTCTCAGGCCATATCCGCGGAGAAACCAACACTATGCCGCTACTGGTTGAGATTGCCTATAATGACTATAACTTTACCGCCGCCTTTGCCTTATCGAGCTTACTTGCCGCACTTGCTTTGGTCACGTTACTTATTCAGCAAATCATGACCAAACTACAAGATCACAAATTTGCCAAGTCTGAACGTTTGATAAGTGCGCCTGAACTGCCAGTCAGTGCTAATGATACTGTTACAGAATCGGCAGGCAAATCATAA
- the cysT gene encoding sulfate ABC transporter permease subunit CysT, whose amino-acid sequence MSATTPSTIKPVPKKGWLTRLRQRNVLPGFGLSMGITVFSLSLLVVLPFAMMAYTTTQMGWTGFWETISQPQVTAAIKLSLWMSFLAMLTNMVFGTLVAWVLVRYEFWGKSLINALVDLPFALPTAVTGISLATLYAPNGLIGQWFAKFDIQVAFTPIGIWLALVVVSFPFIVRAVQPVLAELSVEFEEASAVLGANRLTTFRKVILPELLPALLMGAGMMFARATGEYGSVIFIAGNIPMQSEILPLIIISKLEQFDVQGASAVALFMLLISFVILLTINIVQWKLSRRVGAR is encoded by the coding sequence ATGAGTGCAACAACACCTTCTACCATCAAACCCGTGCCGAAAAAAGGCTGGTTAACACGCTTGCGTCAGCGCAATGTGCTACCAGGGTTTGGGCTAAGTATGGGTATCACTGTCTTTAGTTTGTCACTGTTGGTAGTACTGCCGTTTGCCATGATGGCCTATACCACCACACAAATGGGCTGGACGGGATTTTGGGAGACTATTAGCCAACCACAAGTCACGGCAGCGATCAAACTCAGCTTATGGATGTCATTTTTGGCGATGCTAACCAATATGGTGTTTGGCACACTGGTCGCATGGGTGCTCGTACGCTATGAATTTTGGGGCAAATCCTTGATTAATGCCCTAGTGGATTTACCCTTTGCACTACCGACAGCGGTTACTGGTATCTCTCTTGCGACTTTGTATGCACCTAATGGTCTTATCGGGCAATGGTTTGCCAAGTTTGATATTCAAGTGGCATTTACACCGATTGGTATTTGGTTGGCTTTGGTGGTCGTCAGTTTTCCCTTTATTGTTCGTGCTGTACAGCCCGTACTTGCGGAGTTATCGGTTGAGTTCGAAGAGGCGTCTGCGGTATTGGGTGCCAATCGCTTGACGACATTTCGCAAGGTAATTTTACCAGAGCTGTTGCCTGCGTTACTGATGGGTGCTGGCATGATGTTTGCCCGTGCGACCGGCGAGTATGGCTCGGTTATTTTTATCGCAGGTAATATTCCAATGCAGTCTGAGATTTTGCCATTAATCATTATCAGTAAGCTTGAGCAGTTTGATGTTCAAGGCGCGTCAGCCGTTGCATTATTTATGCTGCTTATCTCCTTTGTGATTTTATTGACCATTAATATCGTACAGTGGAAGCTGTCGCGCCGTGTAGGAGCTCGCTAA